The Quercus lobata isolate SW786 unplaced genomic scaffold, ValleyOak3.0 Primary Assembly Scq3eQI_10, whole genome shotgun sequence genome contains a region encoding:
- the LOC115973206 gene encoding pathogenesis-related genes transcriptional activator PTI6-like, whose translation MNDLVKYSEHTYITYKMVSLGKQFPKSNGIKTKKVRIYVTENDATDSSSNEDEETPMVQNRVKKHVYEIRISKYISNRTVNENAKPAQNAVAKRMPNGVKKYRGVRQRPTGKWATEFRDPLRKVRLWLGTYNTAEEAALVYDRAAIRSKGPNALTNFLQPLLLPEHVVDASTFTYIHDSCQQSRSCGSKAQQSEIGVVVNVGGLKCDYDFNSGDETHSFKSLKFQPVDELGLETQYDFGWFNDYLDSQSLQPMLLDEMSSQQTPLEKIVPEISADFGSFEWDVNADPSDFPAADGKIVNYVYL comes from the coding sequence atgaatgatttaGTGAAGTATTCTGAACATACGTATATTACGTATAAGATGGTATCTTTGGGCAAACAGTTCCCTAAATCCAATggcattaaaacaaaaaaagtccGGATTTATGTCACCGAAAATGACGCCACCGACTCTTCAAGtaatgaagatgaagaaacgCCAATGGTTCAAAACCGAGTGAAAAAACATGTTTACGAGATTAGAATATCAAAATACATCTCAAACCGAACCGTGAACGAAAATGCAAAGCCAGCCCAGAATGCAGTGGCCAAAAGGATGCCCAATGGGGTTAAGAAGTATAGAGGCGTTAGGCAAAGGCCGACCGGGAAATGGGCAACGGAGTTCAGAGATCCACTTCGGAAGGTCAGGCTTTGGTTGGGTACCTACAACACTGCAGAAGAGGCCGCCTTGGTCTACGACAGGGCTGCTATACGCAGTAAAGGGCCCAATGCACTCACcaactttcttcaacctttgtTGCTTCCGGAACATGTTGTAGATGCATCCACCTTTACGTACATACACGATTCGTGCCAACAATCAAGAAGTTGTGGTTCTAAAGCCCAACAATCAGAAATCGGTGTTGTTGTTAATGTTGGGGGGCTGAAGTGTGATTATGATTTTAATTCTGGCGACGAGACTCACAGTTTCAAATCTCTCAAATTTCAACCAGTTGATGAACTTGGATTAGAGACTCAATATGACTTTGGGTGGTTTAATGATTATCTGGATTCTCAGAGTCTTCAACCCATGCTTTTGGATGAAATGAGTTCACAACAAACTCCCTTAGAAAAAATTGTCCCGGAAATTTCAGCCGATTTTGGTTCCTTTGAATGGGACGTTAATGCAGATCCTTCAGATTTTCCGGCAGCAGACGGTAAAATTGTTAATTACGTTTATTTATGA